Proteins encoded within one genomic window of Anopheles gambiae chromosome 3, idAnoGambNW_F1_1, whole genome shotgun sequence:
- the LOC1278931 gene encoding RNA-binding protein with serine-rich domain 1 — translation MTRSKNQSDSEESEKADKKQRGREKERKKRTSSSSDSSGSSSDSSSSRSSSGSRSSSSSSSSSSSSSSSSSSSGAERSRTKRKTNTRSRSRSRSKSPAQPAQSWDKQSAATAKEPPVKGTSVRSKSKEKTERRSSEPRDNDKENKQARAPSVDKSIKDSRSRRSRSGSSKRKRRERSVTPRPVRIHIGRLTRNVNRDHIVEIFSSYGEISKVDFPMERFQPFGRGFCYVEYVDPNGAENAMKHMDGGQIDGQEITASPVLVQKQRPPMRRPSPIMRNNRPMPRWRTSPMRYRRRPSIRRSPRRRRSRSPVRRRRQSNSSDSSR, via the exons at GACACGGTCGAAGAATCAGTCCGACTCGGAGGAATCGGAAAAGGCCGACAAGAAGCAGCGCGGTCGTGAGAAGGAGCGTAAAAAGCGTACCTCTAGCAGCAGCGATAGCAGCGGAAG CTCATCGGACAGCAGCTCCTCGCGCAGCAGTTCCGGTTCGCGGTCGAgctcgtccagcagcagctcgtcctcgtccagctcctcgtcgtcgtccagCAGCGGGGCCGAGCGTTCACGCACCAAGCGCAAAACGAACACCCGCTCCCGGTCGCGGTCGCGCAGCAAGAGCCCGGCCCAACCGGCCCAAAGCTGGGACAAACAGTCCGCCGCCACTGCCAAGGAACCGCCGGTAAAGGGCACGAGCGTGCGGTCCAAGTCGAAGGAGAAAACGGAACGCCGCAGTTCGGAACCGCGCGACAATGACAAGGAAAACAAGCAGGCCCGGGCGCCATCGGTCGACAAGTCGATCAAAGATTCGCGCAGCCGCCGCTCGCGGTCCGGTTCGTCGAAGCGCAAGCGTCGCGAACGTTCCGTCACGCCGCGCCCGGTACGCATCCACATCGGGCGGCTGACGCGCAACGTTAACCGTGATCACATTGTGGAAATCTTCAGCTCGTACGGCGAGATCAGCAAGGTCGATTTCCCGATGGAACGGTTCCAACCGTTCGGCCGTGGGTTCTGCTACGTCGAGTACGTCGACCCGAATGGGGCGGAAAATGCGATGAAGCACATGGACGGTGGCCAGATCGATGGGCAGGAGATAACGGCATCGCCCGTGCTGGTACAGAAGCAGCGCCCGCCGATGAGGCGTCCCTCGCCGATCATGCGCAACAATCGGCCCATGCCGCGCTGGCGTACCTCGCCGATGCGCTACCGGCGCCGCCCATCGATCCGACGCAGCCCGCGGCGTAGACGATCGCGCAGCCCGGTCAGGCGGCGTCGCCAGAGCAACAGCTCGGACAGTTCGCGCTAG
- the LOC1278932 gene encoding importin-13 isoform X2 — protein sequence MDEVQTIEAAVLSFYRGGSEQQKETHKWLQQVQNSPQAWSFCWELMQLNKSSEIQFFGAITLNSKLRSDWAEVPKEAHHELKQKLLETIVLFGNGPKIVLNRLCISLGLFIVHMLRHPTVIEEVTNMFLHEQLGNLSKVTQIEILMAVLEGIPEEVKNIRTQIPRTVVCEELNRNAEFVMQTVVTYLNEKLSRSAVEPHDMNGLINAAKCTGTWVAHGNVHLNDREGMIQTLLKAIHYCYWKEPKDDGCLMPEENELAETALKSLANIISSYATQNAKYSFTVINYMKLFLDVLVPILDAEYKENNDNENLALMIYALFISTLECFSSAIFAGIVTDSEEVSKVYTRTVDMLIKCTDKPGTYPVDESCSTYAMEFWYMLQEEVLSMDSGEHKKRCLEAIKPVYAHVVKVLVRKSQLPTESSLHKWNDDDLEAFRCYRQDIGDTLLSCHDVLNDLMLDVLSEALEESIMYLSYDPQSTESWTLLEATIHAFCSIAQKIEYTEHQQIVKLLKVLNEIPYEKYSDKLFGMALETVGAYSEWIGDNPKYLPSAITLLVKGLNSTKASQATLGLKDLTSECQKEVIPYALPLLDACRTALQEGHLKNAEMIRLMYTVGNILSVISYENIILYLDAMVSPCFEELQVHVQNNDRTEPTKARVVLRLEMISKLFSSLNIRKPTEGDMDKGLVVGVGPHKLPFPAGGTPAPGAPVQPILLILEKTMGLLKSLCTLWIHDETVIDTLCKALQQALTNLMDDIKPLLTEMCCLVLSILNTNCVVSAADIAGNFILMFYKDQDCRQLMVQLFTAIMDYNFNQMERNVGKLSRIADLIETFYAFNTRISKKIPICYSEVQIDCMKLVDYATKCMMLPETGPMKKSVAFITMFVKESTNHPVMMNVILAQGENIVRSTFLCIGGTALRTQVEIFADIFLALNFRYPAEFIQWMKLLEVPNFPTAYVSATDKEQFMRKIIKERVNKRLVQDHVRKFAALCRNIVEYENK from the exons ATGGACGAAGTGCAAACCATCGAGGCAGCCGTCCTGTCCTTCTATCGGGGCGGGTCGGAGCAGCAGAAGGAGACGCACAAATGGCTGCAGCAGGTACAGAACAGCCCGCAGGCTTGGTCCTTCTGCTGGGAGCTGATGCAGCTGAACAAATCGTCCGAAATACAGTTTTTCGGCGCAATCACGCTCAACTCGAAGCTGCGCAGCGATTGGGCCGAGGTGCCGAAGGAGGCCCACCACGAGCTGAAGCAGAAGCTGCTCGAAACGATCGTACTGTTTGGGAATGGGCCGAAAATTGTGCTTAACAGACTGTGTATTTCG CTGGGTCTCTTTATCGTACACATGCTACGGCACCCGACCGTGATCGAAGAGGTGACCAACATGTTCCTGCACGAGCAGCTCGGTAACCTGTCCAAGGTGACACAGATCGAGATACTGATGGCCGTCCTGGAGGGCATACCGGAGGAGGTGAAAAACATACGCACACAGATCCCGCGCACGGTGGTGTGCGAGGAGCTGAACCGGAACGCGGAGTTCGTGATGCAAACCGTCGTTACGTACCTGAACGAGAAGCTTAGCCGCAGCGCGGTCGAGCCGCACGACATGAACGGGCTGATCAATGCGGCCAAGTGTACCGGCACGTGGGTTGCGCACGGCAATGTGCATCTGAACGACCGCGAGGGCATGATACAAACGCTGCTCAAAGCGATCCACTACTGCTACTGGAAGGAGCCAAAGGACGACGGCTGTCTAATGCCGGAAGAGAATGAGCTTGCAGAAACGGCACTTAAGTCGCTAGCG AACATAATCTCGTCGTACGCGACGCAAAATGCGAAATATTCGTTCACCGTCATCAACTACATGAAGCTGTTCCTGGACGTGCTCGTACCGATCCTGGACGCGGAGTACAAGGAGAACAACGACAACGAGAACCTGGCGCTGATGATTTACGCCCTGTTcatctccaccctcgagtgcTTCTCGTCGGCCATCTTTGCCGGCATCGTTACCGACTCGGAGGAGGTGTCCAAGGTGTACACGCGCACGGTCGACATGCTGATCAAGTGCACGGACAAGCCGGGCACCTACCCGGTGGACGAATCGTGCAGCACGTACGCGATGGAGTTCTGGTACATGCTGCAGGAGGAGGTCCTCTCGATGGACAGCGGCGAGCACAAGAAGCGCTGCCTCGAAGCCATCAAGCCCGTCTACGCGCACGTGGTGAAGGTGCTGGTGCGGAAATCGCAACTGCCCACCGAATCCTCTCTGCACAAGTGGAACGATGACGATCTGGAGGCGTTCCGGTGCTATCGGCAGGACATTGGCGATACGCTGCTGTCCTGCCACGACGTGCTGAACGATCTGATGCTCGACGTGCTGTCGGAGGCGCTGGAAGAATCGATCATGTACCTCAGCTACGATCCGCAGTCGACGGAAAGCTGGACACTGCTCGAAGCGACCATACACGCGTTCTGCTCGATCGCGCAGAAGATCGAGTACACCGAGCACCAGCAGATCGTGAAGCTGCTCAAGGTGCTGAACGAAATCCCGTACGAGAAGTACAGCGACAAGCTGTTCGGCATGGCGCTCGAAACGGTCGGTGCGTACAGCGAGTGGATCGGGGACAACCCCAAGTACCTGCCGTCCGCCATCACGCTGCTGGTGAAGGGTCTGAACTCCACCAAAGCGTCCCAGGCCACGCTCGGGCTGAAGGACCTGACCTCGGAGTGCCAGAAGGAGGTAATACCGTACGCCCTGCCGCTGCTGGACGCTTGCCGCACGGCACTGCAGGAAGGCCATCTGAAGAATGCGGAGATGATCCGGCTCATGTACACCGTCGGCAACATACTGAGCGTCATCTCGTACGAAAACATCATCCTCTACCTGGATGCGATGGTTTCGCCCTGCTTCGAGGAGCTGCAGGTGCACGTGCAGAACAACGACCGGACCGAACCGACCAAGGCGCGGGTCGTGCTGCGGCTCGAAATGATCTCGAAGCTGTTCTCCTCGCTGAACATTCGCAAACCGACCGAGGGTGACATGGACAAGGGGCTGGTGGTGGGCGTGGGACCGCACAAGCTGCCCTTTCCGGCCGGTGGAACGCCGGCACCGGGCGCTCCGGTACAGCCGATCCTGCTCATACTGGAGAAAACGATGGGCCTGCTGAAGAGCTTGTGCACGCTGTGGATTCACGACGAGACGGTTATCGACACGCTGTGCAAAGCGCTGCAGCAGGCGCTGACCAACCTGATGGATGACATTAAACCGCTGCTTACTGAGATGTGCTGTCTGGTGCTGTCCATCCTGAACACGAACTGCGTCGTCTCGGCGGCGGATATTGCCGGAAAT TTCATCCTGATGTTTTACAAAGATCAAGACTGTCGGCAGCTCATGGTGCAATTGTTTACTGCCATCATGGACTACAACTTTAACCAGATGGAG CGAAATGTGGGTAAACTGTCCCGGATAGCGGATCTGATTGAAACGTTCTACGCGTTCAACACGAGAATATCGAAAAAGATACCCATCTGCTACAGCGAGGTACAGATAGACTGTATGAAGTTGGTGGATTACG CCACCAAGTGTATGATGTTACCAGAGACGGGCCCGATGAAGAAGAGCGTGGCGTTCATCACGATGTTCGTAAAGGAATCGACCAACCACCCCGTCATGATGAACGTGATACTGGCGCAGGGCGAAAACATTGTCCGATCTACCTTCCTGTGTATTG GTGGTACAGCCCTTCGCACGCAGGTGGAAATTTTTGCCGACATTTTCCTTGCCCTCAACTTCCGCTATCCGGCCGAATTCATCCAGTGGATGAAGCTGCTGGAGGTACCGAACTTCCCGACCGCGTACGTCAGCGCCACCGATAAGGAGCAGTTTATGCGCAAAATTATCAA GGAGCGGGTTAACAAGCGGCTGGTGCAGGATCATGTGCGAAAGTTTGCCGCGCTCTGCAGGAACATTGTCGAGTATGAGAACAAATAA
- the LOC1278932 gene encoding importin-13 isoform X1 → MDEVQTIEAAVLSFYRGGSEQQKETHKWLQQVQNSPQAWSFCWELMQLNKSSEIQFFGAITLNSKLRSDWAEVPKEAHHELKQKLLETIVLFGNGPKIVLNRLCISLGLFIVHMLRHPTVIEEVTNMFLHEQLGNLSKVTQIEILMAVLEGIPEEVKNIRTQIPRTVVCEELNRNAEFVMQTVVTYLNEKLSRSAVEPHDMNGLINAAKCTGTWVAHGNVHLNDREGMIQTLLKAIHYCYWKEPKDDGCLMPEENELAETALKSLANIISSYATQNAKYSFTVINYMKLFLDVLVPILDAEYKENNDNENLALMIYALFISTLECFSSAIFAGIVTDSEEVSKVYTRTVDMLIKCTDKPGTYPVDESCSTYAMEFWYMLQEEVLSMDSGEHKKRCLEAIKPVYAHVVKVLVRKSQLPTESSLHKWNDDDLEAFRCYRQDIGDTLLSCHDVLNDLMLDVLSEALEESIMYLSYDPQSTESWTLLEATIHAFCSIAQKIEYTEHQQIVKLLKVLNEIPYEKYSDKLFGMALETVGAYSEWIGDNPKYLPSAITLLVKGLNSTKASQATLGLKDLTSECQKEVIPYALPLLDACRTALQEGHLKNAEMIRLMYTVGNILSVISYENIILYLDAMVSPCFEELQVHVQNNDRTEPTKARVVLRLEMISKLFSSLNIRKPTEGDMDKGLVVGVGPHKLPFPAGGTPAPGAPVQPILLILEKTMGLLKSLCTLWIHDETVIDTLCKALQQALTNLMDDIKPLLTEMCCLVLSILNTNCVVSAADIAGNFILMFYKDQDCRQLMVQLFTAIMDYNFNQMERNVGKLSRIADLIETFYAFNTRISKKIPICYSEVQIDCMKLVDYATKCMMLPETGPMKKSVAFITMFVKESTNHPVMMNVILAQGENIVRSTFLCIGGTALRTQVEIFADIFLALNFRYPAEFIQWMKLLEVPNFPTAYVSATDKEQFMRKIINEMNTLFSRERVNKRLVQDHVRKFAALCRNIVEYENK, encoded by the exons ATGGACGAAGTGCAAACCATCGAGGCAGCCGTCCTGTCCTTCTATCGGGGCGGGTCGGAGCAGCAGAAGGAGACGCACAAATGGCTGCAGCAGGTACAGAACAGCCCGCAGGCTTGGTCCTTCTGCTGGGAGCTGATGCAGCTGAACAAATCGTCCGAAATACAGTTTTTCGGCGCAATCACGCTCAACTCGAAGCTGCGCAGCGATTGGGCCGAGGTGCCGAAGGAGGCCCACCACGAGCTGAAGCAGAAGCTGCTCGAAACGATCGTACTGTTTGGGAATGGGCCGAAAATTGTGCTTAACAGACTGTGTATTTCG CTGGGTCTCTTTATCGTACACATGCTACGGCACCCGACCGTGATCGAAGAGGTGACCAACATGTTCCTGCACGAGCAGCTCGGTAACCTGTCCAAGGTGACACAGATCGAGATACTGATGGCCGTCCTGGAGGGCATACCGGAGGAGGTGAAAAACATACGCACACAGATCCCGCGCACGGTGGTGTGCGAGGAGCTGAACCGGAACGCGGAGTTCGTGATGCAAACCGTCGTTACGTACCTGAACGAGAAGCTTAGCCGCAGCGCGGTCGAGCCGCACGACATGAACGGGCTGATCAATGCGGCCAAGTGTACCGGCACGTGGGTTGCGCACGGCAATGTGCATCTGAACGACCGCGAGGGCATGATACAAACGCTGCTCAAAGCGATCCACTACTGCTACTGGAAGGAGCCAAAGGACGACGGCTGTCTAATGCCGGAAGAGAATGAGCTTGCAGAAACGGCACTTAAGTCGCTAGCG AACATAATCTCGTCGTACGCGACGCAAAATGCGAAATATTCGTTCACCGTCATCAACTACATGAAGCTGTTCCTGGACGTGCTCGTACCGATCCTGGACGCGGAGTACAAGGAGAACAACGACAACGAGAACCTGGCGCTGATGATTTACGCCCTGTTcatctccaccctcgagtgcTTCTCGTCGGCCATCTTTGCCGGCATCGTTACCGACTCGGAGGAGGTGTCCAAGGTGTACACGCGCACGGTCGACATGCTGATCAAGTGCACGGACAAGCCGGGCACCTACCCGGTGGACGAATCGTGCAGCACGTACGCGATGGAGTTCTGGTACATGCTGCAGGAGGAGGTCCTCTCGATGGACAGCGGCGAGCACAAGAAGCGCTGCCTCGAAGCCATCAAGCCCGTCTACGCGCACGTGGTGAAGGTGCTGGTGCGGAAATCGCAACTGCCCACCGAATCCTCTCTGCACAAGTGGAACGATGACGATCTGGAGGCGTTCCGGTGCTATCGGCAGGACATTGGCGATACGCTGCTGTCCTGCCACGACGTGCTGAACGATCTGATGCTCGACGTGCTGTCGGAGGCGCTGGAAGAATCGATCATGTACCTCAGCTACGATCCGCAGTCGACGGAAAGCTGGACACTGCTCGAAGCGACCATACACGCGTTCTGCTCGATCGCGCAGAAGATCGAGTACACCGAGCACCAGCAGATCGTGAAGCTGCTCAAGGTGCTGAACGAAATCCCGTACGAGAAGTACAGCGACAAGCTGTTCGGCATGGCGCTCGAAACGGTCGGTGCGTACAGCGAGTGGATCGGGGACAACCCCAAGTACCTGCCGTCCGCCATCACGCTGCTGGTGAAGGGTCTGAACTCCACCAAAGCGTCCCAGGCCACGCTCGGGCTGAAGGACCTGACCTCGGAGTGCCAGAAGGAGGTAATACCGTACGCCCTGCCGCTGCTGGACGCTTGCCGCACGGCACTGCAGGAAGGCCATCTGAAGAATGCGGAGATGATCCGGCTCATGTACACCGTCGGCAACATACTGAGCGTCATCTCGTACGAAAACATCATCCTCTACCTGGATGCGATGGTTTCGCCCTGCTTCGAGGAGCTGCAGGTGCACGTGCAGAACAACGACCGGACCGAACCGACCAAGGCGCGGGTCGTGCTGCGGCTCGAAATGATCTCGAAGCTGTTCTCCTCGCTGAACATTCGCAAACCGACCGAGGGTGACATGGACAAGGGGCTGGTGGTGGGCGTGGGACCGCACAAGCTGCCCTTTCCGGCCGGTGGAACGCCGGCACCGGGCGCTCCGGTACAGCCGATCCTGCTCATACTGGAGAAAACGATGGGCCTGCTGAAGAGCTTGTGCACGCTGTGGATTCACGACGAGACGGTTATCGACACGCTGTGCAAAGCGCTGCAGCAGGCGCTGACCAACCTGATGGATGACATTAAACCGCTGCTTACTGAGATGTGCTGTCTGGTGCTGTCCATCCTGAACACGAACTGCGTCGTCTCGGCGGCGGATATTGCCGGAAAT TTCATCCTGATGTTTTACAAAGATCAAGACTGTCGGCAGCTCATGGTGCAATTGTTTACTGCCATCATGGACTACAACTTTAACCAGATGGAG CGAAATGTGGGTAAACTGTCCCGGATAGCGGATCTGATTGAAACGTTCTACGCGTTCAACACGAGAATATCGAAAAAGATACCCATCTGCTACAGCGAGGTACAGATAGACTGTATGAAGTTGGTGGATTACG CCACCAAGTGTATGATGTTACCAGAGACGGGCCCGATGAAGAAGAGCGTGGCGTTCATCACGATGTTCGTAAAGGAATCGACCAACCACCCCGTCATGATGAACGTGATACTGGCGCAGGGCGAAAACATTGTCCGATCTACCTTCCTGTGTATTG GTGGTACAGCCCTTCGCACGCAGGTGGAAATTTTTGCCGACATTTTCCTTGCCCTCAACTTCCGCTATCCGGCCGAATTCATCCAGTGGATGAAGCTGCTGGAGGTACCGAACTTCCCGACCGCGTACGTCAGCGCCACCGATAAGGAGCAGTTTATGCGCAAAATTATCAA tgaaaTGAACACTCTTTTCTCCAGGGAGCGGGTTAACAAGCGGCTGGTGCAGGATCATGTGCGAAAGTTTGCCGCGCTCTGCAGGAACATTGTCGAGTATGAGAACAAATAA
- the LOC1278933 gene encoding small ribosomal subunit protein uS8A, with protein sequence MVRISVLADALKCINNAEKRGKRQVLIRPNSKVVIRFLTVMMKHGYIGEFEIVDDHRSGKVVVNLTGRLNKAGIISPRFDTKVTDLERWTNNLLPSRQFGYVVLTTSGGIMDHEEARRKHLGGKILGYFF encoded by the coding sequence atggTCCGTATCAGCGTGCTGGCCGATGCGCTCAAGTGCATCAACAATGCGGAGAAGCGCGGCAAGCGCCAGGTGCTGATCCGCCCGAACTCGAAGGTGGTCATCCGCTTCCTGACCGTCATGATGAAGCACGGCTACATCGGCGAGTTCGAGATCGTGGACGACCATCGCAGCGGCAAGGTGGTGGTGAACCTGACCGGCCGCCTGAACAAGGCCGGCATCATCTCGCCCCGGTTCGACACGAAGGTGACCGATCTGGAGCGCTGGACGAACAATCTGCTGCCGTCGCGTCAGTTCGGCTACGTCGTGCTCACTACCAGCGGCGGTATCATGGACCATGAGGAGGCCCGGCGGAAGCATCTGGGAGGAAAGATTTTGGGATATTTCTTCTAA
- the LOC1278934 gene encoding glycosyltransferase-like domain-containing protein 1-like — MTVICHSMLHGCLGQHILFAHVAPILILEAFYGGSHKQLVDVLLKNLKEEEYDLLTIPAKKWHWCARMSALHFAGRISTAHRYQTIFCSSVLNLAELIGMRTDLAACRKIVYFHENQLCYPVRDAKQRDVQYGINQITTCLCADRILFNSRYNMNSFLDSIESFLRKVPNMSFQGVREKIVPKCDVLHFPVEFRKLTKRGVKAEKEDSPPLHIIWPHRWEHDKNPEQLVDALLALQAKGVNFRVSILGERFETIPSCFEQLEERLQGKVAQFGPLPREEYLRTLAEGDVVLSTALHEFYGVAMLEAVYSGCVPLVPNRLVYPELYPKDKLFNTTAQLVKQLYNWCRNRVLFEKHREEFFGKISLGGYSAEQLVPQFIAILRNTE, encoded by the exons ATGACCGTCATCTGTCATTCCA TGCTACACGGCTGTCTAGGACAGCACATTCTGTTTGCCCACGTGGCGCCAATTTTGATTCTGGAAGCATTCTACGGCGGTTCCCACAAACAGCTGGTAGATGTGTTGCTAAAAA ATCTCAAGGAGGAAGAGTACGATCTGCTTACCATTCCGGCGAAAAAATGGCACTGGTGTGCACGGATGAGTGCGTTACACTTTGCCGGCCGCATCTCTACTGCCCACCGGTACCAAACCATCTTCTGCAGCTCGGTACTGAACCTAGCTGAGCTGATTGGAATGCGAACGGATCTCGCTGCCTGCCGGAAGATTGTTTACTTTCACGAAAATCAACTGTGCTACCCGGTCAGGGATGCGAAACAGCGTGACGTCCAGTATGGAATCAACCAGATAACGACGTGCCTTTGTGCTGATAGGATACTGTTTAACTCACGGTACAACATGAACTCCTTTCTCGATAGCATAGAATCGTTTTTAAGGAAAGTACCCAACATGAGCTTCCagggagtgagagagaaaattGTCCCAAAGTGTGACGTTCTGCACTTCCCGGTGGAGTTTAGAAAGCTGACAAAGAGAGGTGTTAAAGCAGAGAAAGAAGATAG TCCTCCTCTCCACATCATTTGGCCTCATCGCTGGGAGCACGATAAAAATCCGGAACAGCTGGTCGACGCGTTGCTGGCACTTCAGGCGAAGGGGGTCAACTTTCGCGTCTCAATACTGGGCGAACGATTCGAAACCATTCCCAGTTGCTTTGAGCAGCTGGAGGAGCGATTGCAGGGGAAGGTGGCACAGTTTGGACCACTGCCGAGGGAGGAGTATTTGCGCACGTTGGCCGAAGGGGATGTGGTACTGTCCACCGCGCTGCACGAGTTTTACGGAGTAGCAAT GCTTGAAGCGGTTTACAGTGGATGTGTGCCGTTGGTTCCGAACCGGTTAGTTTATCCCGAGCTCTATCCAAAGGATAAGCTGTTCAATACAACGGCACAGTTGGTAAAGCAGCTGTACAATTGGTGCCGTAATCGTGTGCTGTTTGAAAAGCATCGCGAagaattttttggtaaaattaGTCTTGGTGGTTATTCGGCGGAGCAGCTTGTGCCGCAATTCATCGCCATTCTAAGGAATACAGAATGA